In the genome of Victivallis lenta, one region contains:
- a CDS encoding pyruvate formate lyase family protein yields the protein MKPSFDFLRARLERQYLDPDFDPSTGLDAAGLDARIEAYWDAHSGEPLIRTRAALLELVLTAGRIGVDPDDRFADHIETGSGIRALQEKLQKAALAELPSAEDAERREAWECGCFDCWLDLSHTTPDWRSILSLGVCGLRDRALAAERAAKEEKACEFYRAAARVFEAMRCYIVRLAELAEKRGAAIVAPVLRALSERPPQSFHEALQLAYLYHEVQEIEGELVRSMGCFDRLYIDFYRRDIASGALTREEAKELLKFFWIKFYAKTQGLQAGKNFCFGGLLPDGSDAVNELTVLAYETYRELRVVDPKLTMRVHSGSARAMLRQVADCLKGGLTATVFMNDDVLFPLFLKRGKTPEDVYDYVAIGCYEPAIMGREMCCSMTIIFNLAKVLELLLHGGGDPATGIRLFDVHEGELTDFDAFFTAYLDALKLLLKRAMHIERLRTAMWSRVNPSPLLSGTMADCIASGRDVSEAGTKYNQSGIMCAGIGTLADSLFAVKRLVFEEKRCTLPELAAVLRSDWAGHEELRLYAKMRLPKWGNNLEGPDGLARRVTDFAAELINREPNGKNGTFQMGLWSIDNNRLFGKKTGALPDGSRAGEELSKNTGASAGLDRRGVTALINSVTKLDHTGFADGSVLDITLHPSAVSGPDGAELIVDLVRTFFARGGQSVQFNIFDAETLRRAQREPEKYANLQVRVCGWNARFIDLSAEAQEAFIAAAGGEA from the coding sequence GTGAAACCATCTTTCGACTTCCTTCGCGCCCGTCTTGAGCGGCAGTATCTCGATCCGGATTTCGATCCTTCGACCGGGCTTGATGCGGCCGGGCTTGATGCCCGCATCGAGGCGTATTGGGACGCGCATTCCGGGGAACCGCTGATCCGTACGCGCGCCGCTCTGCTCGAGCTCGTATTGACCGCCGGACGCATCGGAGTTGATCCGGATGACCGCTTTGCGGACCATATCGAAACCGGCAGCGGCATCCGGGCTTTGCAGGAGAAGCTGCAGAAAGCGGCCCTCGCGGAACTTCCCTCGGCAGAGGATGCCGAACGGCGCGAGGCATGGGAGTGCGGCTGCTTCGATTGCTGGCTCGACCTGAGCCATACCACGCCGGATTGGCGGAGCATCCTGTCGCTCGGCGTCTGCGGGTTGCGCGATCGGGCGCTCGCGGCGGAACGGGCGGCGAAAGAGGAAAAAGCATGTGAATTTTATCGTGCCGCCGCCCGTGTCTTCGAGGCGATGCGGTGTTATATTGTCAGGCTCGCGGAGCTGGCGGAGAAGAGGGGCGCGGCGATCGTCGCACCGGTGCTGCGCGCACTTTCCGAACGGCCGCCGCAGAGTTTTCACGAAGCGCTCCAGCTCGCTTATCTGTACCATGAGGTACAGGAGATCGAAGGGGAACTGGTCCGTTCGATGGGTTGCTTCGACCGGCTCTACATCGACTTCTACCGACGCGATATCGCTTCCGGCGCATTGACGCGCGAAGAGGCGAAGGAGCTGCTGAAGTTTTTCTGGATCAAGTTTTACGCGAAAACGCAGGGCTTGCAGGCCGGGAAGAATTTTTGTTTCGGCGGCCTTCTGCCGGACGGCTCCGACGCGGTCAACGAGCTGACGGTTCTCGCCTACGAGACTTACCGCGAACTGCGGGTCGTCGACCCGAAGCTTACGATGCGGGTTCACTCCGGCTCTGCGCGTGCGATGCTGCGCCAGGTCGCCGACTGCCTGAAGGGAGGACTTACCGCGACCGTTTTTATGAATGACGACGTTCTGTTTCCGCTTTTTCTGAAGCGCGGCAAAACGCCGGAGGATGTGTACGACTATGTGGCGATCGGCTGTTACGAACCTGCAATCATGGGCCGGGAGATGTGCTGTTCGATGACGATCATTTTCAACCTTGCGAAAGTATTGGAGCTTCTGCTGCACGGTGGCGGCGACCCGGCGACCGGCATCCGTCTTTTTGATGTGCATGAGGGGGAACTGACGGACTTCGATGCGTTTTTTACGGCCTATCTTGATGCGTTGAAGCTGCTGCTGAAGCGTGCGATGCACATCGAACGGCTGCGGACCGCGATGTGGAGCCGGGTCAACCCGTCCCCGCTGCTCTCCGGAACGATGGCGGACTGCATCGCAAGCGGCCGCGACGTTTCCGAGGCCGGGACGAAGTACAATCAGTCCGGCATCATGTGCGCCGGAATCGGCACGCTTGCCGACTCGCTCTTTGCCGTGAAACGGCTCGTGTTCGAGGAGAAACGCTGCACGCTGCCGGAACTGGCCGCTGTTTTGCGTTCCGACTGGGCCGGGCATGAGGAGCTGCGGCTTTATGCGAAGATGCGCCTGCCGAAGTGGGGCAACAACCTTGAAGGGCCGGACGGACTCGCCCGCCGCGTTACGGATTTCGCCGCAGAACTCATCAACCGCGAGCCGAACGGAAAAAACGGCACCTTCCAGATGGGGCTCTGGTCGATCGACAACAACCGCCTTTTCGGGAAGAAAACCGGTGCGCTGCCGGACGGAAGCAGGGCAGGGGAGGAGTTGTCGAAGAATACCGGCGCTTCGGCCGGGCTGGATCGGCGCGGGGTGACCGCGCTGATCAATTCGGTCACAAAACTCGACCATACCGGTTTTGCGGATGGGTCGGTGCTCGACATCACGCTGCATCCGAGTGCGGTGTCGGGGCCGGACGGCGCGGAACTGATCGTGGACCTTGTCCGTACCTTTTTCGCCAGAGGCGGCCAGTCGGTTCAGTTCAACATTTTCGATGCGGAGACCCTGCGCCGGGCGCAGCGGGAGCCGGAGAAATATGCGAATCTGCAGGTTCGCGTCTGCGGCTGGAACGCGCGTTTCATCGACCTGTCGGCCGAGGCGCAGGAGGCGTTCATCGCCGCCGCCGGCGGGGAGGCGTGA